From the genome of Pseudomonas sp. Teo4, one region includes:
- a CDS encoding TerC family protein — protein MEWLADPTAWLGLLTLIVLELVLGIDNLVFIAILADKLPPHQRDRARVIGLSLALIMRLGLLASISWMVTLTAPLFEVFDKSFSGRDLIMLFGGVFLLFKATMELHERLEGHVAQSSGPARHAAFWPIVAQIVVLDAVFSLDAVITAVGMVEQLSVMMIAVIFSIGIMIVASKPLTRFVNAHPTVIMLCLGFLMMIGFSLTAEGLGFHIPKGYLYAAIGFSLLIELFNQLARARRKRSLQQHRPLRDRTAHAVLRLLGGRRVEADEVGEEIADLVEGGEEQVLFDRRERVMISGVLNLAERPIRTVMTVRAEVDAIDLAQPAEAITQALAHSPYSRLPLIRDGRIDEPLGFMHKKELLNELLSGNQPDLERMARAPLNLLESFSILNALEQMRSQSTHIAFVVNEFGDFTGLLTMTDILESIAGELPDASEVEGPGVVEDNDGFVVSGALNLSQVQARTGFSARATEDYQTLAGLVMSLLDRLPVVGDRLAWNGWSMTVVAVEERRVRQVRLKPNADVGEAGA, from the coding sequence ATGGAATGGCTAGCCGACCCTACGGCCTGGCTGGGCCTGCTGACGCTTATCGTCCTCGAGCTGGTGCTGGGTATCGACAACCTGGTGTTCATCGCCATCCTGGCCGACAAGCTACCGCCCCATCAGCGCGACCGCGCACGGGTGATTGGCCTGAGCCTGGCGTTGATCATGCGCCTGGGCCTGTTGGCCAGTATCTCGTGGATGGTCACCCTGACCGCACCGTTGTTCGAAGTGTTCGACAAGAGCTTCTCCGGCCGTGACCTGATCATGTTGTTCGGTGGTGTGTTCCTGTTGTTCAAGGCCACCATGGAACTGCACGAACGACTGGAAGGGCACGTCGCCCAATCCAGCGGCCCGGCACGCCATGCCGCGTTCTGGCCTATCGTGGCGCAGATCGTGGTGTTGGATGCGGTGTTCTCGCTGGATGCGGTGATCACGGCCGTGGGCATGGTCGAGCAGCTGTCGGTGATGATGATCGCGGTGATCTTCTCGATCGGCATCATGATCGTGGCCAGCAAGCCTTTGACCCGCTTCGTCAACGCCCACCCCACGGTGATCATGCTGTGCCTGGGCTTCTTGATGATGATCGGCTTCAGCCTCACCGCCGAAGGCCTGGGCTTCCACATCCCCAAAGGCTACCTGTACGCGGCCATCGGCTTCTCGCTGCTGATCGAGCTGTTCAACCAGCTGGCCCGTGCCCGCCGCAAGCGCAGCCTGCAGCAGCACAGGCCGCTGCGTGACCGTACCGCCCATGCCGTGTTGCGCCTGTTGGGCGGGCGGCGGGTGGAAGCCGACGAGGTGGGCGAGGAAATTGCCGACCTGGTCGAAGGTGGCGAGGAGCAGGTGCTGTTCGACCGCCGTGAACGGGTCATGATCAGCGGCGTGCTGAACCTGGCCGAGCGGCCGATTCGCACGGTGATGACGGTGCGTGCCGAAGTCGATGCCATCGATCTGGCGCAGCCCGCCGAAGCCATCACTCAGGCCCTGGCCCATTCGCCGTATTCGCGCCTGCCGCTGATTCGCGATGGCCGAATCGATGAACCGCTGGGCTTCATGCACAAGAAGGAGCTGCTCAACGAGCTATTGTCCGGCAACCAGCCTGACCTGGAGCGCATGGCGCGGGCGCCGTTGAACCTGCTGGAGAGCTTCAGCATTCTCAACGCGTTGGAACAGATGCGCAGCCAGTCGACCCACATCGCCTTCGTGGTCAACGAGTTTGGTGACTTCACCGGCCTGCTGACCATGACCGACATCCTCGAGTCGATTGCAGGCGAGTTGCCCGATGCCAGTGAAGTGGAGGGGCCGGGCGTGGTCGAAGACAACGATGGCTTCGTGGTCAGCGGCGCCCTGAACCTCAGCCAGGTGCAGGCTCGGACTGGTTTCAGCGCCCGCGCCACCGAGGACTACCAGACCCTCGCGGGCCTGGTGATGAGCTTGCTGGACCGTCTGCCAGTGGTGGGTGACCGACTGGCCTGGAATGGCTGGAGCATGACGGTGGTGGCCGTGGAAGAGCGCCGGGTACGCCAGGTGCGGCTTAAACCGAACGCCGACGTTGGCGAAGCAGGTGCTTGA
- the rarD gene encoding EamA family transporter RarD: MSKGILSSVMASCLFAVMYFYTSLLSPLDGEEIFGWRTLLTLPCLTLFMLVTKDIKLVGGLLARVRQNPLLLLGMVGTSWLMGVQLWLFLWAPLHGRSLEVSMGYFLLPLAMVLTGRVVYGERLSRLQKVAVACAALGVGHELYQNGSFAWETLVVTIGYPIYFVLRRRCRTDHLGGLWCDMCLLLPWAVYFVTQGPLNANDLLQHPALYGLIPLLGAISACALIAYVLASRLLPFSLFGLLSYVEPVLLVGVALLLGETIGPEQWLTYLPIWAAVLVLVLEGIKHLLRQRRRSV; this comes from the coding sequence GTGTCAAAAGGCATTCTTTCGTCGGTCATGGCGTCCTGTCTGTTCGCTGTGATGTACTTCTATACCTCTTTGCTCTCGCCGCTCGATGGCGAAGAAATCTTTGGCTGGCGCACACTGCTGACCCTCCCCTGCCTCACCCTGTTCATGCTGGTGACCAAGGACATCAAGCTGGTCGGCGGCCTGCTCGCCCGGGTACGGCAAAACCCGCTCCTGTTGCTGGGCATGGTTGGCACGTCGTGGCTGATGGGCGTGCAGTTGTGGCTGTTCCTCTGGGCGCCCCTGCACGGGCGCAGCCTGGAAGTGTCGATGGGGTATTTCCTGCTACCGCTGGCGATGGTCCTGACAGGGCGCGTGGTCTATGGCGAGCGCCTGTCCCGGCTGCAGAAAGTGGCCGTGGCCTGCGCCGCGCTGGGCGTGGGCCACGAGCTTTACCAGAACGGCAGCTTTGCCTGGGAAACCCTGGTGGTGACCATCGGCTACCCCATTTACTTCGTGCTGCGTCGACGCTGCCGCACCGACCACCTGGGCGGGCTGTGGTGCGACATGTGCCTGTTGCTGCCCTGGGCCGTATATTTCGTGACCCAAGGGCCGTTGAACGCCAACGACCTGCTCCAACATCCGGCCCTGTATGGGTTGATTCCACTGCTGGGGGCGATCAGTGCCTGTGCCCTGATCGCCTATGTACTGGCCAGCCGCTTGTTGCCCTTCAGCCTGTTCGGCCTGCTCAGCTACGTCGAACCGGTGCTGCTGGTGGGCGTGGCGCTGCTGCTGGGCGAGACCATCGGCCCAGAGCAGTGGCTTACCTACCTGCCGATCTGGGCCGCGGTGCTGGTGTTGGTGCTCGAGGGTATCAAGCACCTGCTTCGCCAACGTCGGCGTTCGGTTTAA
- a CDS encoding cyclic diguanylate phosphodiesterase, translating into MPLTVKRPARWSWRALLPWAVGVLPLACGLVVIDWQTQRELRANSLATTVQVVAHVERILDNLSGAAQALLPLAGSPCEQIKLNLRSQVTRNAFVRSTNLFQHNTLYCTSLFGEFDEPVDARDYTEGKLWLMDGNSVTPGHPLLVYRASEGDRGAITTVDGEHLLTALRLIGPDEVLQIRVGDNWMGKDGVVRQGTPPTAASADVVRSSTRYPFSVHGGYEAGKQGALLRSHYPALLSLLLFIGAVAGAACHWQIRRASSPRNELRRALEADEFLPYFQPVVRKDDYRWAGAEVLMRWNHPREGLVRPDLFIPYAEHSGQIVAMTRALMVHTAQTLAPYSALIEDGFHIGINITADHCRDLRLLDDCRTFLQHFPPGRVILTLELTERKLIEPTPVTLELFEKLHEMGVMIALDDFGTGQSSLNYLRQFKVDYLKIDQSFVAMIGGDALSQHILDSIIELSGKLELGIVAEGVETTAQRDYLAKHHVDYQQGYLFAKPMPAAQFLQALAARPGITQLPQEAPPEIMRG; encoded by the coding sequence ATGCCCCTCACGGTTAAACGTCCTGCCCGCTGGAGCTGGCGCGCCCTGCTCCCCTGGGCCGTTGGCGTGTTGCCACTGGCATGCGGCTTGGTGGTCATAGACTGGCAAACCCAACGTGAGCTGCGCGCCAACAGCCTGGCCACCACGGTTCAGGTTGTCGCCCATGTCGAGCGCATACTCGATAACCTGTCAGGCGCCGCCCAGGCCTTGTTGCCGCTGGCCGGCAGCCCATGCGAGCAGATCAAGCTCAACCTGCGCAGCCAGGTGACCCGTAACGCGTTCGTGCGCTCGACCAACCTGTTCCAGCACAACACGCTGTATTGCACTTCGTTGTTCGGCGAATTCGACGAGCCGGTCGATGCCCGCGATTATACCGAGGGCAAACTGTGGCTGATGGACGGCAACTCGGTGACTCCCGGTCATCCATTGCTGGTGTACCGCGCCAGCGAGGGCGACCGAGGCGCCATTACCACGGTCGACGGCGAGCACCTGCTCACGGCGCTGCGCCTGATTGGCCCGGATGAAGTGTTGCAGATCCGTGTCGGCGACAACTGGATGGGCAAGGATGGCGTGGTACGCCAGGGCACGCCACCAACCGCCGCCAGCGCCGACGTGGTGCGAAGTTCGACCCGTTACCCCTTCAGCGTCCACGGCGGGTATGAGGCCGGCAAACAGGGCGCACTGCTGCGTAGTCATTATCCGGCACTGCTCAGCTTGTTGCTGTTCATTGGCGCGGTGGCCGGAGCCGCGTGCCACTGGCAGATCCGCCGCGCTTCATCGCCACGCAATGAACTCAGACGCGCCCTGGAGGCGGACGAGTTCCTGCCGTACTTCCAGCCGGTGGTGCGCAAGGACGACTACCGTTGGGCAGGGGCCGAGGTGCTGATGCGCTGGAACCATCCCCGTGAAGGGCTGGTGCGCCCTGACCTGTTCATTCCGTATGCTGAACACAGCGGGCAGATCGTCGCCATGACCCGCGCCCTTATGGTTCATACCGCCCAGACCCTGGCGCCCTATAGCGCGCTGATCGAGGACGGCTTCCATATCGGCATCAACATCACCGCCGATCATTGCCGCGATCTGCGTTTACTCGACGACTGCCGGACCTTCCTTCAGCACTTCCCGCCAGGCCGGGTGATCCTGACCCTGGAGCTGACCGAACGTAAACTCATCGAGCCCACACCAGTGACGCTGGAGTTGTTCGAAAAGCTTCATGAGATGGGGGTAATGATTGCCCTGGACGACTTTGGCACCGGCCAGTCGAGCCTCAACTACCTGCGCCAGTTCAAGGTCGACTACCTGAAGATCGACCAAAGTTTCGTTGCGATGATCGGTGGCGATGCACTGTCGCAGCACATTCTCGACAGCATTATCGAACTGTCGGGCAAGCTTGAGCTGGGCATCGTCGCCGAGGGCGTGGAAACCACTGCCCAACGCGACTACCTGGCGAAACACCATGTGGACTATCAGCAGGGCTACCTGTTCGCCAAGCCCATGCCCGCGGCACAGTTTCTCCAGGCACTGGCTGCCCGCCCAGGCATCACGCAGTTGCCGCAGGAAGCGCCCCCTGAGATCATGCGCGGCTGA
- the hppD gene encoding 4-hydroxyphenylpyruvate dioxygenase codes for MADIFDNPMGLMGFEFIELASPTPGVLEPVFQILGFTKVATHRSKDVHLYRQGGINLILNNEPKSMASYFAAEHGPSVCGMAFRVRNSHEAYARALELGAQPVEIETGPMELRLPAIKGIGGAPLYLIDRFEEGSSIYDIDFNFIDGVDRNPVGAGLKIIDHLTHNVYRGRMAYWAGFYEKLFNFREIRYFDIKGEYTGLTSRAMTAPDGMIRIPLNEESSKGAGQIEEFLMQFNGEGIQHVAFLTDDLLKTWDALKGFGMRFMTAPPQTYYEMLEERLPGHGEPVDQLQARGILLDGASEAGDKRLLLQIFSETLLGPVFFEFIQRKGDDGFGEGNFKALFESIERDQVRRGVLNVD; via the coding sequence ATGGCTGATATCTTCGACAATCCAATGGGCCTGATGGGCTTCGAATTCATTGAACTGGCGTCCCCGACGCCTGGCGTGCTGGAACCTGTGTTCCAGATACTGGGCTTCACCAAGGTGGCGACCCACCGCTCCAAGGATGTGCACCTGTACCGTCAGGGTGGCATCAACCTGATCCTGAACAACGAACCGAAAAGCATGGCGTCCTACTTCGCGGCCGAACATGGCCCGTCGGTGTGTGGCATGGCGTTTCGCGTGCGCAACTCCCATGAAGCCTATGCTCGCGCCCTGGAGCTGGGTGCCCAGCCGGTGGAAATCGAAACCGGCCCGATGGAGCTGCGCCTGCCGGCGATCAAGGGCATCGGTGGTGCCCCGCTGTACCTGATCGACCGTTTCGAGGAAGGTAGCTCGATCTACGACATCGACTTCAACTTCATCGACGGGGTTGACCGCAACCCGGTCGGCGCTGGCCTGAAGATCATCGACCACCTGACCCACAACGTCTATCGCGGGCGCATGGCCTACTGGGCCGGCTTCTATGAGAAGCTGTTCAACTTCCGCGAGATTCGTTACTTCGACATCAAGGGTGAGTACACCGGCCTGACTTCGCGCGCCATGACTGCGCCCGACGGCATGATCCGCATCCCGCTGAACGAGGAATCGTCCAAAGGGGCGGGGCAGATCGAAGAGTTCCTGATGCAGTTCAACGGTGAGGGCATCCAGCATGTGGCCTTCCTCACAGACGACCTGCTCAAGACCTGGGATGCCCTCAAGGGCTTCGGCATGCGCTTCATGACCGCGCCGCCGCAGACTTACTACGAGATGCTCGAAGAGCGCCTGCCGGGGCATGGCGAGCCGGTGGATCAGCTGCAGGCCCGTGGCATTCTGCTCGATGGTGCTTCCGAAGCCGGTGACAAGCGCCTGTTGCTGCAGATTTTCTCGGAAACCCTGCTGGGGCCGGTGTTCTTCGAGTTCATCCAGCGCAAAGGTGACGACGGCTTCGGTGAAGGTAACTTCAAGGCCTTGTTCGAGTCGATCGAGCGTGATCAGGTGCGCCGCGGCGTGCTGAACGTCGATTGA
- a CDS encoding CSS-motif domain-containing protein yields the protein MSKLTQLGRFMLAPMLAITTSLMPVASGLLVMLYQMERRLEENARVSVQEAVYAIDIALDRLQGSAKLVLPLAGQPCSRAKGKLVDLVQGMQHLRSLTLAQDGKTYCSSTSGKLSHESLYIDQDKPVMLVFDPPTAPNSVLVVYQLRRDNLSVYASTYGLELSKELRSFQDGLTLLLEFGEHYIWSDGDSRDAARPSQSEYFETAHSMKYGYTVKGGYEEGFTAREARQSLLQIMPSLALVGILTGSIVYWGIVRMGRKKLGATACKS from the coding sequence ATGTCGAAACTCACTCAACTCGGGCGCTTCATGTTGGCACCCATGCTGGCCATTACGACCAGTTTGATGCCTGTTGCCAGCGGGCTTTTGGTGATGCTCTACCAAATGGAGCGCAGGCTTGAAGAAAATGCTCGCGTATCCGTTCAGGAAGCCGTCTACGCCATCGATATCGCGCTGGATCGATTGCAAGGGTCGGCAAAACTGGTGCTGCCCTTGGCAGGCCAACCCTGTTCGCGGGCCAAGGGCAAGCTTGTGGACTTGGTACAGGGGATGCAACACCTTCGCTCGCTGACATTGGCGCAAGATGGCAAGACTTATTGCTCTTCGACGAGTGGAAAACTGTCGCACGAAAGCTTGTACATCGACCAGGACAAGCCAGTAATGTTGGTGTTCGACCCACCTACCGCACCTAATTCAGTGTTGGTCGTGTACCAGCTCAGGCGCGATAACCTGAGCGTTTATGCTTCAACTTACGGCTTGGAGCTAAGCAAGGAGCTGCGCAGTTTTCAGGACGGTCTGACACTGCTTCTGGAGTTTGGTGAACATTATATATGGAGTGATGGTGATAGCCGTGACGCGGCGCGGCCGTCACAATCGGAGTACTTTGAAACAGCGCACTCAATGAAGTATGGCTACACCGTAAAAGGCGGCTACGAAGAAGGCTTTACGGCTCGAGAAGCCCGCCAGTCGCTCCTTCAGATAATGCCTTCCCTCGCCTTGGTGGGGATACTGACCGGCTCGATCGTCTACTGGGGGATAGTGAGGATGGGGCGTAAAAAGTTGGGTGCCACCGCCTGCAAGTCATGA
- a CDS encoding type 1 glutamine amidotransferase domain-containing protein, producing MSKKILVVLTNTAKYPKRKRATGLWLGEAVHFIEKVEKAGYSVDYVSPAGGYVPIDPHSLQLAPELDWQWYNDKAFMNRLGSTLSPAQVKVSDYCAIYYTGGHGVMYDFPDSHGLQELARSIYESKGVVAAVCHGVAGLLNIKLSDNSLLLKDRQVTGFSNTEEELAELEKEVPFLTENELTARGGQYSKHEDPWQPFVVEDGRLITGQNPASTGELAEKVLAKLKGR from the coding sequence ATGAGCAAGAAGATTCTGGTTGTGCTGACCAATACAGCCAAGTACCCGAAGCGCAAGCGGGCCACCGGATTGTGGCTGGGCGAAGCGGTCCACTTCATTGAGAAAGTCGAGAAAGCGGGCTACTCGGTCGACTATGTCAGCCCCGCTGGCGGCTATGTACCCATCGACCCCCATAGCTTGCAACTGGCGCCAGAGCTGGATTGGCAGTGGTACAACGACAAAGCGTTCATGAACCGGCTTGGCAGCACACTGAGCCCTGCCCAGGTCAAGGTGAGCGATTACTGTGCCATTTACTATACGGGCGGGCACGGGGTGATGTACGACTTCCCCGATAGCCACGGCCTGCAGGAGTTGGCTCGAAGCATCTATGAAAGCAAAGGCGTTGTAGCCGCCGTCTGCCACGGTGTCGCGGGTTTGCTGAACATAAAACTCAGTGACAACAGCCTGTTGCTGAAAGACCGCCAAGTGACCGGCTTTTCAAATACAGAAGAAGAATTGGCTGAACTGGAAAAAGAGGTTCCGTTCTTGACCGAGAACGAGCTGACAGCACGCGGTGGCCAGTACTCGAAGCATGAGGACCCTTGGCAACCCTTCGTAGTTGAGGACGGCAGGCTCATCACGGGCCAGAACCCCGCCTCTACTGGCGAATTGGCGGAAAAGGTGCTCGCAAAGCTCAAGGGACGATAA
- a CDS encoding hybrid sensor histidine kinase/response regulator — protein sequence MGERIARFDWGRTALGPLPRWPATLRIAVDMVLNAPFPSALVWGADLVVIHNEAYQALHPVQQNALGKSFDLLWRDVWGEVGPWVFEALEGRANFVGDKPIRVGFGAQGAQASFVFCYAPVRDDQGVVAGFLHTVIETTAGAELQQAWQEQAQAFGAQIHKYTQEREHLWVLSRDAMVTVTPELVLKDANPTWYRVLGWSEAQVRDHSLLELIHPADRTEVQVAMVDFVHGKSGDTFETRLRHQDGHYRWFRWSARFDGSLLTAVGRDITDDRDEITRQSEALLRNSQRLEAVGQLAGGMAHEMNNLLSGIGGSLELLQRRLHQGRTDRLDDYVDVARDAVQRAMNLTHRLLAFSRSQPLKPVPLDLNRQLTALQPVLLQTLGAEMRLQWQLDIEPWTVCLDLTQFETALINLCSNAREACLETGSVTIRCANERLATAFPNDTGLPPGDYVAVHVEDDGHGMSEVEKGRAFEPFFTSKALGRGAGLGLAMVYGFVRQSGGYVWISSAPAEGARISMLFPRCHHSLPAEPPAPMPVTEQARGQRLLLVDDELNLRELMREYLNECGFDVYQAGDANEALLRFQMDGPFDLVITDIGLPGGFSGRQLAKAMRQLVPAQRVLFITGFVEPAIHAQLLAKPGTALMLKPFEFDGLLSQVLRMLAD from the coding sequence ATGGGCGAACGCATCGCGCGGTTCGACTGGGGGCGTACCGCATTGGGGCCTTTGCCTCGCTGGCCAGCCACGTTGCGCATTGCGGTCGACATGGTGCTCAATGCCCCGTTCCCCAGCGCCTTGGTCTGGGGGGCAGACCTTGTCGTGATTCACAACGAGGCTTACCAGGCGTTACATCCGGTTCAGCAGAATGCGCTGGGTAAAAGCTTTGACTTGCTGTGGCGTGACGTCTGGGGCGAGGTGGGGCCATGGGTGTTCGAGGCGTTGGAGGGGCGCGCAAACTTCGTTGGTGACAAACCCATACGGGTAGGTTTCGGCGCACAAGGTGCGCAAGCGTCCTTCGTTTTTTGCTACGCCCCCGTGCGTGATGATCAAGGGGTTGTAGCAGGTTTCCTGCATACGGTCATCGAGACCACGGCAGGCGCCGAATTGCAGCAGGCGTGGCAGGAGCAGGCCCAGGCGTTCGGGGCGCAGATCCATAAGTACACACAGGAACGCGAGCACCTCTGGGTACTGTCGCGCGATGCCATGGTTACAGTCACGCCTGAGCTTGTGTTGAAGGATGCCAACCCTACCTGGTATCGCGTTCTGGGCTGGAGTGAAGCCCAGGTACGCGACCATTCGCTGCTTGAGTTGATCCATCCGGCGGACCGCACCGAAGTGCAGGTGGCGATGGTCGATTTCGTTCACGGCAAGAGCGGTGATACGTTCGAGACCCGTCTGCGCCATCAGGATGGGCATTATCGATGGTTTCGCTGGAGCGCCAGGTTCGACGGCTCGCTGCTGACGGCCGTGGGCCGCGACATCACCGACGATCGTGACGAGATCACGCGCCAGTCCGAAGCGCTATTGCGCAACAGCCAGAGGCTCGAGGCCGTTGGCCAGTTGGCAGGTGGTATGGCCCATGAAATGAACAATTTGTTGTCCGGTATCGGGGGTAGCCTCGAGTTGTTGCAGCGGCGTCTGCATCAGGGGCGTACGGATCGCCTGGATGACTACGTCGACGTGGCCCGTGATGCTGTACAGCGAGCCATGAACCTCACCCATCGGTTGCTGGCGTTTTCCCGCAGCCAACCGCTCAAGCCTGTCCCCCTGGACCTCAACCGTCAGTTGACAGCACTCCAACCGGTGTTGCTTCAGACCCTGGGCGCCGAGATGCGCCTGCAATGGCAACTGGATATCGAACCCTGGACCGTCTGCCTGGATCTGACGCAGTTCGAGACCGCACTGATCAACCTGTGCAGTAACGCTCGTGAAGCCTGCCTGGAGACCGGCAGCGTGACCATTCGCTGTGCCAACGAACGGCTTGCCACCGCGTTCCCCAATGACACGGGCTTGCCGCCAGGGGACTACGTGGCTGTTCACGTCGAAGACGACGGCCATGGTATGTCCGAAGTCGAGAAGGGCCGGGCCTTTGAGCCTTTTTTCACCAGCAAGGCTCTGGGGCGCGGTGCCGGGCTTGGGCTTGCGATGGTCTACGGCTTCGTTCGCCAGTCGGGGGGATACGTGTGGATCAGTTCGGCACCCGCAGAGGGGGCCAGGATTTCGATGTTGTTCCCACGCTGCCACCACTCGCTACCTGCTGAGCCGCCCGCGCCGATGCCAGTGACCGAACAGGCTCGTGGGCAGCGGCTGTTGCTGGTGGATGATGAGTTGAACCTGCGCGAGCTGATGCGTGAGTATCTGAATGAATGCGGCTTCGACGTTTACCAGGCCGGTGATGCCAATGAAGCACTGCTGCGGTTTCAGATGGATGGCCCGTTTGACCTTGTCATCACCGATATAGGCTTGCCGGGTGGATTCAGCGGGCGGCAGTTGGCAAAGGCGATGCGTCAGCTCGTGCCTGCGCAGAGGGTTCTGTTCATAACAGGGTTTGTCGAGCCTGCGATACACGCCCAACTGCTCGCAAAGCCGGGTACGGCGCTGATGCTCAAACCCTTCGAGTTTGACGGCTTGTTGAGCCAGGTCTTGCGAATGCTGGCCGATTGA
- a CDS encoding response regulator, protein MASSLSLDERALILAPAQLAATTSKLLATAGINCLCAHDVAHLQARLMEGAGMAIIAEKTLNSEKNALLQGFINDQPSWSDLPIVLLTEPCSLLTDTSEHPLGNLTLLASPFEDGQLLQLARIALRNRRRQYLAREQLQGLQLQLDARSQAQRTQDLALYQARKMEAIGQLAGGVAHDFNNLLTSIGGSFELIDRRLKQGRSEGLDGVLRMGREAVTRAARLTHRLLAFSCRQSLNSQRIDLRPLLQVQRLQGALNDSVTLEVRLPSDLWAVEADGVQLQEALDNLLLNACEAMPSGGALCIEASNQQIDADPGRSDGLADGEYLRLSIIDDGQGMSQTTLEHAFEPFFSTKPVGQGIGLGLSMVYGFSKQSRGHVALHSHIGQGTRVDLYLPRHSGPGQTEPATDPLALHAGGHDVLVVEDDLHVRRLLCQTLQEEGFTCQSAGNADDALKVLRSAQNIDLLISDVGLPGMNGRQLAEIARTLRPGLAVLFITGYAETAMTREGFLAPGMQLICKPFELKALQQQVTQMLGKP, encoded by the coding sequence TTGGCCAGTTCTTTGTCGCTGGATGAGCGCGCCCTGATACTGGCCCCCGCTCAGCTCGCCGCAACCACCTCCAAGCTGCTGGCAACAGCCGGTATCAACTGCCTTTGCGCGCACGATGTCGCCCATTTGCAGGCCCGCTTGATGGAGGGAGCCGGCATGGCGATCATCGCCGAGAAAACGCTGAACAGCGAGAAAAACGCCTTGTTGCAAGGGTTCATCAATGACCAGCCCAGCTGGTCGGACCTGCCCATCGTACTGCTCACCGAGCCATGCTCGCTGCTCACCGACACCTCTGAGCACCCCTTGGGAAATCTGACCCTTCTAGCCTCTCCATTCGAGGACGGACAGCTCTTGCAGTTGGCCCGCATCGCGCTGCGCAACCGTCGTCGCCAATACCTGGCACGCGAACAGTTGCAGGGGCTGCAACTACAGCTCGACGCCCGCAGCCAGGCACAGCGGACACAGGATCTGGCCCTGTACCAGGCGCGCAAGATGGAGGCTATCGGCCAATTGGCCGGGGGTGTGGCACATGATTTCAACAACCTGCTGACCAGCATAGGTGGCAGTTTCGAACTGATCGACCGCCGCTTGAAGCAAGGCCGCAGCGAGGGCCTCGACGGCGTTCTGCGCATGGGCCGAGAGGCGGTCACCCGTGCTGCCCGACTCACCCACCGTCTGCTGGCGTTTTCCTGCCGACAATCGCTGAACAGCCAGCGCATTGACCTGCGCCCACTGTTGCAGGTGCAACGGCTGCAGGGCGCCCTCAACGACTCGGTCACGCTCGAAGTACGGCTACCCAGCGACCTCTGGGCCGTCGAGGCCGACGGCGTGCAGCTGCAGGAAGCCCTCGACAACCTGCTGCTAAACGCCTGCGAAGCCATGCCCAGCGGTGGGGCGCTGTGCATCGAGGCGAGCAACCAGCAGATCGACGCCGACCCAGGCCGCAGCGACGGCCTTGCCGACGGCGAGTACCTGCGCCTGAGCATCATCGACGACGGCCAGGGTATGTCGCAAACCACCCTGGAGCATGCCTTCGAACCCTTTTTCAGCACCAAGCCGGTTGGCCAAGGTATCGGCCTTGGCCTGTCGATGGTGTACGGTTTCAGTAAACAGTCCCGTGGTCACGTTGCCCTGCATAGCCATATCGGCCAGGGTACCCGGGTGGACCTGTACCTGCCGCGCCACAGCGGGCCAGGGCAGACCGAGCCAGCAACGGACCCATTGGCGCTTCACGCAGGCGGTCATGACGTGCTGGTGGTCGAGGACGACCTGCACGTGCGCCGCTTGTTGTGCCAGACGCTGCAGGAAGAAGGGTTCACCTGCCAGAGCGCTGGCAATGCCGACGACGCGCTCAAGGTGTTGCGCTCTGCGCAGAATATCGACCTGCTGATCAGTGATGTCGGCCTGCCTGGCATGAACGGCCGGCAACTGGCGGAAATCGCACGCACCCTGCGGCCAGGGCTGGCGGTGCTGTTCATCACCGGCTATGCCGAGACGGCCATGACCCGCGAGGGTTTCCTTGCGCCTGGCATGCAATTGATCTGCAAGCCGTTCGAGCTCAAGGCGCTGCAGCAACAGGTCACACAGATGCTGGGTAAACCTTGA